A window of the Eretmochelys imbricata isolate rEreImb1 chromosome 7, rEreImb1.hap1, whole genome shotgun sequence genome harbors these coding sequences:
- the ATP5MK gene encoding ATP synthase F(0) complex subunit k, mitochondrial — MAGHDSGTQHKFTGFQKYFNSYTITGRRNYVIATYASIAMIILYFKLRPKKQTPAVTEK, encoded by the exons ATGGCAGGACATGACTCTGGAACACAGCACAAGTTCACTGGTTTTCAGAAATACTTCAATTCCTACACCATAACAGGCAGAAGGAAT taTGTAATAGCTACATATGCAAGCATTGCCATGATCATCTTATATTTCAAGCTAAGGCCTAAAAAACAAACTCCAGCAGTGACGGAAAAATAG